The Juglans regia cultivar Chandler chromosome 11, Walnut 2.0, whole genome shotgun sequence genome contains the following window.
AAACACAGCCTTGGTACCTTTTGACATTGTCTACTCGCGACAGAAGACAACTTGAAAGAAAGAGTCTTTCAATCCTTCGCACTGCCCAGAATCAATAAATCCTCCATGTAATGTCCTCACCGAGCCCTTACCTCATGTTCAGCCTATGTCATCTTCTAGTTCTGAACTCGAGTCTGGGTCTAATCCTGAGTTTGATGATTCTGAACTTCCCATTGCTGTCCGAAAGGGTGTGAGATCTTGCACCCAACATCCATTATCCAATTATGTGTCATATGAAAATCTCTCACCTATTTTTCGTGCTTTTACCTCACAATTGTCTTGTATGGAGATCCCTAATACTGTGCATGATGCTTTAAAAATTCCTGAGTGGAAGGAGGCTGTTTTCGAGGAGATGAAAGCTCTTGAAAAAAACGGTACATGGGAGTTAGTTGATCTACCAAGAGGAAAAACAGCTGTAGGGAGCAAATGGGTGTTTACAGTCAAGTATAAATCTGATGGCTCTCTAGAACGGTATAAAGCTCGATTGGTTACCGAGGGATTCACTCAGACCTATGGCATTGATTACTTAGAGACATTCGCCTCAGTTGCAAAACTAAACACTGTAAGAGTTCTTTTATCACTTGCGGCTAATTGTGACTGGCCTTTGCAACAGTTGGACGTAAAAAATGCATTCCTCAATGGAGATTTGGAGGAAGAAGTGTACATGGATGCACCTCCAGGATTTGGTGAAAATTTTGGCACAAAAGTATATAAGCTGAAGAAGTCCTTATATGGGTTAAAACAGTCACCAAGAGCCTGGTTTGAGAAACTCACTCAGTTTGTTAAAAGTCAGGGGTATACTCAAGTGCAAAGTGATCATACTATGTTTGCAAGACATTCACAGGatggaaaaaaaacaattctgATTATGTATGTAGATGATATAATTCTCACTGGGGATAACGCACTTGAGATGAACCGATTGAAGACTTCCCTCTCATCAACATTTGAGATCAAGGACTTAGGATCTCTCAGGTATTTCCTTGGAATGGAGGTTGCTAGATCGAAGAAAGGGATTGTTGTATCTCAACGGAAGTATGTTCTTGACCTtctgatgaggacatctcctcctattaatgttttagttattttattaatgttttgtctattttatttagggtttgtattgccctactatttacagacatttttctatttttgttattttattaatgtgttagttattttatttagggtttgtgttgccctactacttaaagacattttaAGGAATTTTGGAAGTAGTTGATTTTGAATACAAAGCTGATGCGCTAGCCGCCCCTTCCAGTCCCGCttgccttcttcttctccctccctcctcttctcgttcatttctcttctctatttcttATTATTCTGTTCTACTTCTTGTCTcacttctatcctacatcatattggtatcaagagccggttctattgttttctcaaacaatagaTTAATCCAAACCCGTCCATCTGAGTTCCCTTCGATCCAAGCCAAAGCAAAACCCGTCGAAGACCTTGTCGAAAACTGGGTTCTCTTCAGTGAATCGGCCCTCTCCGATTCTCCATCTCGTTCTCTGTGAGTGGCCGCCGTCGCTACCCCTCTCGACCCTGAGCACACTGCTGGTAAGCCTCTCGACCTCCCCGTTACCTCCGTCTCACCCCTTGGCCTCTCCCGAAATACCCAGTGCCGAGATACCTAGAGACAACAggtgcgaaaaaaaaaaaaaaagagagagagagaaaacagtACAGACCTCGCCGAAACCACTAGACTTGAGGCAGACGACGCCGGAAACACAACATCTCAGCTCTGATTCTTCTTCCTCTACCAGACGTCGAACTCTCCCTCGGGTTCTCCTCTCGCGCGACTTCCAGCGCAGAAACAACCGaatgcaaaagaaagaaagaaagggagtcGGAGTGGCTTGTCCTTCCGCGTGACTTTCAACGATTGTGCACAGTTATCAACACGAGCAGAGGGAAGTTTTACTATCTCTTTCTTTGGTTTTACACTATcggtttgttttgaaaatgtattaATTGTTTCTCTGTGTTGCTATTACCATAGTGAACTTAGCCAAACCCGCATTTGCTACTGCCAGATTTATTCGAcacttggattttgttttacttcCTATGTCTTGTGTTTCCATTCTCACTTCCATAGCCTGAAGCTTTACTCTCATTTTTGCATTGAttgtcttttcaaaaaaaaaaaaaatcagcattgCTACGTGATTGGACTTGTTCGATTAGCATTTGACCAttgctttattattttaaacgtCAGTATTATTTGTTTGCCGTATTTTGAATTTacttaatcccaaaaaaaaaaaaaaaagaagaagacattattatttggttcagttgatatttttcattgcttgcatttattgttcattgatctctccattgcacttcatttagcgggtgttgcattgcatgcagttgcgTAGTGGTCGTCTTGTCACCTCTAGTTCTAGTACTTTTACCATGGATCCTTCCCAATTTGATGCCCTAACTCGGCAATTAGCTCAACTAGCCAATAACCAGCAACATGTACAAACTCAATTAGCGGCTGTCCAAACTGAGATGgctgctactcgtgaggagaacagggacctagctgctaggttgaacaattttgaggaaCTTCCTCATTCGTCTGACAACTCTGAAGTGTCCCAAAATAGACGCCATCGTCGTCGACGAGGTGATCGACAACATGTCAGACATGATCGTGGGGGTAGGGATTATGATCGTGAGCGAGAACGAGACCATTACCGCCAAGGTACTCAGTCTCCTACTCGCCATGAGGAGCGTTTATTCAGAAACATTAAGCTAGAGGCCCCTACTTTTGATGGTTGCCTAGATCCTCGAGtttttactcaatggattaggGATATGGATCGTTTCTTTACCTGGTATAGAGTCCCTGAAGATCGAAGAGTTCAATTTGCTAGCCTGAAACTAACTGGCACTGCCCAACTCTTTTGGGAAAGtgtagaggatctccttgagagGCGTCATGCGCCTCCCGTTGGgagttgggaagaaatgaagTGTCGTCTTCAAGAGAAATACCTGCCCCAATCTTACAGGGGTAATTTGTTGGACCAATGGAATGCCCTTACACAGGGCAATCGGCCAGTGACTGAGTATGTCactcaatttgatgaattccGAATGAGATGTCATATTGTTGAGGATGAGGCCATGACTTTGAGTAGGTTTAGACAAGGCTTAAAAGATGATCTTAGACGCGAGCTTGTCCTTCGGGGTGTCACTACACTTGACTATGCTTACTCTTTAGTCCGAGACTATGAGTCGGTCATGAGGACTCCGTTTGGAAGGCGTGGTGACAACCGCCCTTCCATCACCCCAGCGCCCACCCTTTCCCCTAAGTCTCTCTTAGGACCTCCACCATCTAATGTTTCCCCCGCATGGAAAAATAAGGGTAAAGGTCATGAAATTCCAAGGACTTCCTCCCGCTTGCAGTGTTTCAAATGTAAGGGTTTTGGTCACATTTCTTCCAATTGTCCTAGTCAAACCCTAGTCATTGAGGAACATGAGGGTATAGTTGATGAATTGTTAGAAGATCAAGTCTATGAGCCTAAGCTTGAGGAGTTTGGTGATTTAGGTGATGATGAGGATACCTTCTTAGGTTGTATCCGAACCTTTCCTGTGGATTTAAGTTCTGTACCTCATGCTCCCGACACACCCAGATTAAGTGTTGTACGTTGCACCCTTATCCAACCAAAAGGTGCTGATGATTGGCGCTGTCATGCCATCTTtcatacttatatcaaaatcaatgataaggGTTGTAAAATTATTGTGGTTAGTGGGAGTTGCATTAATGCGGTTTCTGTGGCTACTGTGTCCCGTCTTGGATTACAACCAGTGCCTCACCCTCAGCCGTATAGTGTTTCTTGGGTTGATACCTCTTCCATAGCTGTGAAAGAGCGTTGTCTGGTTCCTATCCAGTTCTTAGAATATAAGGATCGTATATGGTGTGACGTCATTCCTATGGATGTTGGTCATGTCATTCTTGGCAGGCCTTGGTTATTCGACTTAGATGTGACTATCCATGGTCGATCCAATTCatattcctttgtgtttaatggaaagaagattcACCTTAACCCTTTACCTCCAAAACCTGTTGGTtcacaacaaacaaagaaaattgtgaaaCGAAAAGGgttaaatatcattaactctATGGAGTTTGAGCGTGCACTCGTGAGTGCTTCTGTTGTGTTTGCTGTAGTTGTTATGGAGGTTCCTTTGGCATCTCCAATAGTGGTCCCTGATGAGGCCCAATCATTTTTTCAGGAGTTTCGGGATGTCTTCCCTGAAGACCTCCCTGACCACTTACCTTCTCTACGAGATATTCAACATGCCATAGATCTCGTCCCAGGAGCGTCCCTTCCCAACTTGCCTCATTATAGGATGAATCCCACTGAGCATGCTGAGCTCCAAAGACAAGTGGGTGAACTTCTTCACAAAGGCTTTATCCGTGAGAGTTTAAGTCCTTGTGCAGTTCCTGCCCTTTTGACTCCTAAGAAAGATGGttcttggaggatgtgcattgatagtCGTGCCATTAATAGGATCACAGTGAAATATCGATTTCCCATCCCTAGGcttgatgatatgttggatatgATGGTTGGTGCCACAATATTTTCGAAAATTGATTTAAAGAGTGGGTATCACCAAATTAGGATTCGCCAGGGTGATGAGTGGAAGACTGCCTTCAAGACGAAGGACGGCTTTTatgagtggttggtcatgccttttggactaacCAATGCCCCAAGTACTTTTATGAGAGTGATGACACAAGCTCTTCGGCCTTTCATGGGTAAGTTCCTCGTCGTCTACTTTGATGACATTTTCGTTTACAATAGGACTAAGGAACAACATCTAGATCATCTCACACAGGTTTGTTCCACTCTTCGTGAAACAAATCTGTATGCTAATGTGAAGAAATGCTCTTTCTTCACCGATCGGGTTGTCTTCCTAGGATTCATTGTGTCTTCTACTGGAGTATCTGCTGACCCCACAAAGATTCAGGCCATTGTTGGTTGGCCTGAGCCCAAGACTATACATGATGTCAGGAGTTTTCATGGTCTGGCTACATTTTATCGTCGTTTTATTCAGGGGTTTAACACAATCATGGCTCCTATCACGGAGTGCATGAAGATGGGAGAATTTCAGTGGACATTGGAAGCGGCTAAGGCTTTTAAGTTAGTCAAGAAGCGAATGACGGAAGCTCCTGTCATGCGACTTCCTGATTTCTCCAAAGTTTTTGAGGTCGATTGTGATGCTTCAGGGGTAGGAATAGGTGGAGTTCTTAGCTAGGAACGCCACCCTGTTGCTTATTTCAGTGAGAAGTTAAATGATGCCAAACAACGGTACTCTACCTATGATAAGGAACTGTACGCGGTTGTGCAAGCTTTGGGCTATTGGCGCCATTATTTGCTACCTCAGGAGTTTGTTCTTTATTCAGATCATGAGGCCCTCCGCTATCTCAATTC
Protein-coding sequences here:
- the LOC118349895 gene encoding uncharacterized protein LOC118349895; translation: MDRFFTWYRVPEDRRVQFASLKLTGTAQLFWESVEDLLERRHAPPVGSWEEMKCRLQEKYLPQSYRGNLLDQWNALTQGNRPVTEYVTQFDEFRMRCHIVEDEAMTLSRFRQGLKDDLRRELVLRGVTTLDYAYSLVRDYESVMRTPFGRRGDNRPSITPAPTLSPKSLLGPPPSNVSPAWKNKGKGHEIPRTSSRLQCFKCKGFGHISSNCPSQTLVIEEHEGIVDELLEDQVYEPKLEEFGDLGDDEDTFLGCIRTFPVDLSSVPHAPDTPRLSVVRCTLIQPKGADDWRCHAIFHTYIKINDKGCKIIVVSGSCINAVSVATVSRLGLQPVPHPQPYSVSWVDTSSIAVKERCLVPIQFLEYKDRIWCDVIPMDVGHVILGRPWLFDLDVTIHGRSNSYSFVFNGKKIHLNPLPPKPVGSQQTKKIVKRKGLNIINSMEFERALVSASVVFAVVVMEVPLASPIVVPDEAQSFFQEFRDVFPEDLPDHLPSLRDIQHAIDLVPGASLPNLPHYRMNPTEHAELQRQVGELLHKGFIRESLSPCAVPALLTPKKDGSWRMCIDSRAINRITVKYRFPIPRLDDMLDMMVGATIFSKIDLKSGYHQIRIRQGDEWKTAFKTKDGFYEWLVMPFGLTNAPSTFMRVMTQALRPFMGKFLVVYFDDIFVYNRTKEQHLDHLTQVCSTLRETNLYANVKKCSFFTDRVVFLGFIVSSTGVSADPTKIQAIVGWPEPKTIHDVRSFHGLATFYRRFIQGFNTIMAPITECMKMGEFQWTLEAAKAFKLVKKRMTEAPVMRLPDFSKVFEVDCDASGVGIGGVLS